The following coding sequences lie in one Vitis vinifera cultivar Pinot Noir 40024 chromosome 19, ASM3070453v1 genomic window:
- the LOC100852663 gene encoding putative disease resistance protein RGA1 gives MAEQIPFNTIANVLTKLGSSAFQQIGSAFDVTKELTKLTKKLHTIKGVLVDAEKRQEESDAVKAWVRRLKDVVYDADDLLDDFETLQLQRGVARQVSDFFSSSNQVVFRFKMTDRLKDIKEEVDEIVKEIPMLKLIQGKVVHREVESSRRETHSFVLTSEMLGRDEEKEEIIKLLVSSGNEKNLSAVAIIGIGGLGKTTLAQLVYNDMRVVDFFELKIWICVSDDFDVKLLVKKFLESFSGGDVDLGSLNVLKDSLHEKLRQKRYLLVLDDVWNDDSLKWEELRTLLMVGDKGSRILVTTRNRNVASTMGIDHFPFSLKGLKENQSWNLFLKIAFEEGQERLYPSLVEIGKEIVNMCKGVPLILKTLGAILRIKTEESMWLSIKNNKNLLLLEGENNNSVLSVLKLSYDALPFHLKQCFGYCALFPKDYEIEKKVLVQLWMAQGYIQASGVGNWYFEELLSRSLLEEVTKDAYDNTSYYKMHDLIHDLAQSVVGFEVLCLGNNVKEILERVYHVSFSNSLNLTGKDLKLKHIRTMLNVNRYSKNDSVVRTLIPNFKSLRVLSLHGFSVKKVSKSLGKMSHLRYLDLSYNNFKVLPNAITWLYNLQTLKLINCGHVKKFPKDMRRLINLRHLENQGCGSLTHMTCGMGELSLLESLPLFVVGTGSKVGRLSELKMLNNLRGELWIEKLENVMDAKVESREANLVEKQYIESLGLEWSYGQEEQSGEDAESVMVGLQPHRNLKDLFIIGYGGKGFPRWMMNGELSTMLPNLTTIYLASCLGCQTLPCIVRLRHLKSLKLHHLGKVEYMECSSEGPFFPSLQNLYLSSMPKLKELWRRDSATQSPPSFPCLSLLLIKKCDDLASLELYPSPCVSSIEITFCPKLTSLLLPSSPLLSQLEIRYCGDLASLELHSSHLLSSLYISHCLKPTSLKLSSLPCLESLCLNEVKEGVLRELMSATASSLKSVRIQDIDDLMSLPDELHQHISTLQTLKIGDCSHFATLPHWIGNLTSLTHLRITNCPKLTSLPQEMHSLTALHTLSIDYSCGLTSLPNWIGGLTSLTDLEIGSCPELTSLPEELHSLRILKSLTIHDWSSLTTLPAWIGSLSSLEYLQIRKCPKLISLPEDMRSLTTLYLLEISDCPHLSKRCRREKGEDWPKIAHVRIKVDDGFDAEIHLS, from the exons ATGGCTGAACAAATACCATTCAATACTATAGCTAACGTTTTAACCAAGTTGGGCTCCTCGGCTTTTCAACAAATTGGATCTGCGTTTGATGTGACAAAAGAGTTGACGAAGCTTACGAAGAAGCTGCACACCATCAAAGGTGTACTGGTTGATGCTGAGAAGAGGCAGGAGGAGAGCGATGCGGTAAAAGCTTGGGTGAGGAGGCTCAAAGATGTTGTGTATGATGCTGATGACTTGTTGGATGACTTTGAGACGCTTCAGCTGCAGCGTGGAGTAGCAAGGCAGGTCAGTGACTTCTTCTCGTCTTCCAATCAAGTTGTATTTCGTTTTAAGATGACTGATAGACTCAAGGATATCAAAGAAGAGGTTGatgaaattgtgaaagaaaTCCCTATGCTAAAACTTATTCAAGGGAAAGTAGTTCACAGGGAGGTAGAGAGTAGTCGGAGAGAGACTCACTCATTTGTGTTGACCTCTGAAATGCTAGGAAGAGATGAAGAGAAAGAGGAGATAATAAAATTGTTGGTGTCATCCGGGAATGAAAAAAATCTTTCTGCTGTTGCCATCATTGGAATTGGAGGGTTGGGTAAGACCACCCTTGCTCAGCTGGTATATAATGATATGAGAGTAGTTGACTTTTTTGAGCTTAAGATATGGATTTGTGTTTCTGATGATTTTGATGTAAAGTTGCTGGTTAAAAAATTTTTGGAATCCTTTAGTGGTGGAGATGTAGATTTGGGGTCATTAAACGTTTTGAAAGATTCCCTGCATGAAAAACTAAGGCAGAAGAGATACTTGCTAGTACTTGATGATGTTTGGAATGATGACTCCCTAAAATGGGAGGAATTGAGGACCTTGTTAATGGTTGGTGATAAAGGGAGTAGGATTCTAGTAACCACCCGAAATAGAAACGTTGCATCAACTATGGGTATtgatcattttcctttttctttgaaaGGTTTGAAAGAAAACCAGTcttggaatttatttttaaaaatagcatTTGAAGAAGGACAAGAAAGACTGTATCCAAGCCTTGTAGaaattggaaaagaaattgTAAATATGTGTAAAGGAGTTCCTCTTATCCTCAAAACACTAGGAGCAATATTGCGCATTAAAACTGAAGAAAGTATGTGGTTGTCcattaaaaacaacaaaaatttgttGTTATTGGAAggtgaaaataataatagtgtTTTATCAGTGCTCAAGTTAAGCTATGATGCTCTACCATTCCATTTGAAGCAATGTTTTGGTTATTGTGCGTTATTTCCAAAAGACTATGAGATTGAGAAAAAAGTGTTGGTACAATTATGGATGGCACAAGGATATATTCAAGCTTCAGGTGTAGGAAACTGgtattttgaggaattgttgtCAAGATCATTATTGGAGGAGGTTACAAAAGATGCATATGATAATACATCATATTACAAAATGCATGATCTTATACATGATCTTGCACAATCAGTTGTTGGATTTGAGGTCCTTTGTTTAGGAAATAATGTGAAGGAGATCTTGGAAAGAGTTTATCACGTTTCATTCTCTAATTCGTTGAATCTTACGGGGAAGGATTTGAAGCTAAAACACATAAGGACCATGTTGAATGTTAATAGATATTCTAAAAATGATTCAGTTGTGCGTACTCTTATTCCAAATTTTAAGAGTTTACGTGTGTTGAGCCTACATGGATTCAGTGTAAAAAAGGTGTCGAAATCTTTAGGCAAAATGAGTCATTTAAGATATCTCGATCTTTCATATAATAATTTCAAGGTACTCCCAAATGCTATTACATGGTTATATAATTTGCAAACATTAAAACTTATTAATTGTGGGCatgtaaaaaaatttcccaaggATATGAGGAGATTGATTAATCTTAGGCACTTGGAGAATCAAGGGTGTGGGAGTTTGACTCATATGACATGTGGGATGGGAGAGTTATCTTTGCTTGAAAGCCTACCACTGTTTGTTGTTGGAACTGGGAGTAAAGTTGGCAGATTGAGTGAATTAAAAATGCTGAACAACCTCAGAGGAGAATTGTGGATTGAAAAGCTTGAAAACGTGATGGATGCTAAGGTAGAATCCAGGGAAGCAAATTTGGTCGAAAAACAATACATTGAGTCCTTGGGATTAGAATGGTCATATGGTCAAGAAGAACAGTCAGGTGAGGATGCTGAGTCAGTGATGGTAGGCCTCCAACCACATCGAAACCTAAAGGATCTCTTTATAATAGGATATGGAGGTAAGGGATTTCCACGTTGGATGATGAATGGTGAATTGAGTACCATGCTCCCTAACCTCACCACAATTTATTTGGCATCATGTTTAGGATGTCAGACTCTACCATGCATTGTTCGACTCCGTCACCTCAAGTCTCTGAAGCTTCATCATCTGGGAAAGGTGGAGTACATGGAGTGTTCATCAGAAGGGCCATTCTTCCCATCTCTTCAAAATCTCTATCTGAGTTCTATGCCAAAGTTGAAGGAATTATGGAGGAGGGACTCAGCAACACAATCACCTCCTTCATTTCCTTGTCTTTCACTATTGCTGATCAAGAAGTGTGATGACTTGGCATCCTTAGAATTGTATCCGTCTCCTTGTGTTTCTAGTATAGAAATCACCTTTTGCCCTAAGTTGACATCCTTACTACTACCTTCATCTCCTCTTCTTTCACAATTAGAGATTAGGTATTGTGGTGACTTGGCATCCTTGGAACTGCATTCATCTCATCTTCTTTCTAGTTTATACATCTCCCATTGCCTTAAGCCCACATCCTTGAAACTGTCTTCCTTACCTTGCCTTGAGAGTCTGTGTCTGAATGAAGTGAAAGAGGGGGTATTGCGGGAGTTAATGTCGGCCACTGCTTCTTCATTGAAGTCTGTGAGGATTCAAGACATAGATGATTTGATGTCTCTCCCAGATGAGCTTCATCAACATATTTCCACTcttcaaactctcaaaattgGGGACTGCTCTCATTTTGCAACATTACCACATTGGATAGGCAACCTCACCTCGCTTACACACCTTCGAATCACAAATTGTCCTAAATTGACATCATTACCCCAAGAGATGCATTCCCTCACTGCCCTACACACACTCTCAATTGACTACTCTTGTGGTTTGACATCATTACCAAACTGGATAGGCGGCCTCACCTCGCTGACTGATCTTGAAATTGGTTCTTGTCCTGAATTGACTTCATTGCCAGAAGAATTGCATTCTCTTAGAATCCTCAAGAGTCTCACAATTCACGACTGGTCTAGTTTGACAACATTACCAGCTTGGATAGGTAGCCTCTCATCACTTGAATACCTTCAAATTCGTAAATGCCCTAAATTGATATCACTGCCGGAAGATATGCGTTCCCTCACAACCCTCTACCTACTCGAAATCTCCGACTGTCCACACTTATCTAAAAGATGCCGAAGGGAAAAAGGTGAAGACTGGCCCAAGATTGCTCATGTCCGAATAAAAGTGGATGACGGGTTTGATGCAGAAATCCATTTGAG CTGA